A portion of the Natronococcus sp. AD-5 genome contains these proteins:
- a CDS encoding HTTM domain-containing protein → MGTQSGHRRIRPFADSCREIWDALEPVRGKVRSRFAIDTRSLAALRIALGSIILFDLLHRAAYIELFYTDSGVYSLAAYEATYSRYTGLSIHAASGELWFQQLVFAIAGLFAIALILGYRTRLVGFVSLVLLLSLHARNPSVLNGGDRLLWVLLLVSLVSPLGERWSIDALRRGSARPAVVSFGTAALLAQPLAVFCSNAILKQGGENWYAGEAVRIALANDVMTVHLGNSLGAYPALLEVLNWAWVILLAGSLAFLLLPVGRLRALFALAYMGAFAGMLASLSVGLFPFVLAASVIPFLTAPFWETAARLVPSRWADRRPSASWLGPFTRPPAEHRALDVLRTRGYDSLASFTVEFGRSLLTVVGVMVLLWIVLFSASYVADADLPDEIDNAHLDQQRWGLYAPDPSESYSWYVVEAELASGGTVDAHEGGNVTMDRPPDASQEYDTFRHRKFMQTVRDSGREGTLDVVAEEYADHACVRANAQHGGQVEQVTVYRLIQPSPVDGEYEDPNRLTVIERDC, encoded by the coding sequence ATGGGTACACAATCAGGACACCGACGAATACGGCCGTTCGCCGACAGCTGCCGTGAGATCTGGGACGCGCTCGAGCCGGTCCGCGGGAAGGTTCGATCGCGCTTTGCGATCGATACGCGGTCCCTCGCCGCCCTCCGCATCGCGCTCGGCTCGATCATCCTGTTCGATCTGCTCCACCGTGCAGCCTACATCGAACTGTTCTACACCGACAGCGGCGTCTACTCGCTGGCGGCGTACGAGGCAACGTACAGCCGATACACCGGACTCTCGATCCACGCAGCGTCCGGAGAGCTGTGGTTCCAGCAGCTCGTGTTCGCGATCGCGGGGCTGTTCGCGATCGCGCTGATACTGGGGTATCGGACGCGGCTGGTCGGATTCGTCTCGCTCGTGTTGTTGCTCTCGCTCCACGCGCGGAACCCGTCGGTCCTCAACGGCGGGGATCGGTTGCTGTGGGTCCTGCTCCTGGTGTCGCTCGTGTCTCCGCTGGGCGAACGCTGGTCGATCGACGCGCTCCGTCGCGGCTCGGCTCGACCCGCCGTGGTCAGCTTCGGGACCGCCGCGCTCCTCGCACAACCCCTCGCCGTGTTCTGTTCGAACGCGATTCTCAAGCAGGGGGGCGAGAACTGGTACGCTGGCGAGGCGGTCCGAATCGCGCTCGCCAACGACGTCATGACGGTCCACCTCGGGAACTCCCTCGGCGCCTATCCCGCCCTCCTCGAGGTTCTCAACTGGGCCTGGGTGATCCTGTTAGCGGGATCGCTCGCGTTTCTCCTACTACCCGTCGGACGGCTGCGTGCGCTGTTCGCGCTCGCGTACATGGGGGCGTTCGCGGGGATGCTGGCGTCGCTCTCCGTCGGTCTCTTTCCGTTCGTGCTGGCGGCGTCGGTGATTCCGTTTCTCACGGCGCCGTTCTGGGAGACGGCCGCTCGCCTGGTTCCGTCCCGGTGGGCCGACCGCCGTCCGTCCGCGTCGTGGCTCGGTCCGTTCACCCGTCCGCCCGCCGAACACCGCGCACTCGACGTCCTCCGGACGCGGGGGTACGACTCCCTCGCGTCGTTCACCGTCGAGTTCGGTCGATCGCTGCTGACGGTCGTCGGCGTCATGGTCCTCCTCTGGATCGTCCTCTTCAGCGCCAGTTACGTCGCCGACGCGGACCTCCCGGACGAGATCGATAACGCCCACCTCGACCAGCAGCGGTGGGGGCTGTACGCGCCGGACCCCTCCGAATCGTACAGCTGGTACGTCGTCGAAGCCGAGTTAGCGAGCGGCGGGACGGTCGACGCGCACGAGGGCGGGAACGTGACCATGGATCGGCCGCCGGACGCGTCCCAGGAGTACGACACCTTCCGCCATCGGAAGTTCATGCAGACGGTCCGCGACTCCGGGCGGGAAGGAACGCTCGACGTCGTCGCCGAGGAGTACGCCGATCACGCGTGCGTGCGCGCCAACGCGCAACACGGCGGGCAGGTCGAGCAGGTGACGGTGTACCGACTCATCCAACCCAGCCCCGTCGACGGCGAGTACGAGGATCCGAACCGCCTCACGGTCATCGAGCGCGACTGCTGA
- a CDS encoding RNA-guided endonuclease InsQ/TnpB family protein produces MKRTNMFTVRPLSEGGEHLLRDLLDASAALWNETNYERLMRYNDEDGYESEDVWDAETGHLEGRYKGVLGASTAQQVIRKNSEAWRGFFRLKEQYHNESNTSVTEHPEPPGFRGNEDEGRQLKTVIRNTSYTVEWGDRSRLEILVGNELKNRYDHTGRLRLEIAGDPNWPDYEKQGRLDLWYDETESTFRASQPVTVSDDVRATPLASEKAALDIGANNLVACTTTTGQHYLYEGRQLFQRFRNTTRHIAELQSKLEDGRYSSERIQRLYRKRTRRRDHAQEALCRDLLDRLYAEGVDTVYIGGLTDVLDTHWSVETNAKTHNFWAFRQFTERLVCTAEEYGSSVEVRSEAWTSQECPQCGGTDRTTRHQDTLICPCGFEGHADLTASETFLERQTDQAVRPMARSVRFEWDDHDWSESPRSHRPKDQRTDPSTVDRDGNIAPGVT; encoded by the coding sequence ATGAAGCGTACCAATATGTTCACCGTGCGCCCGCTCTCCGAAGGTGGGGAGCATCTGCTCCGGGACTTGTTGGACGCTTCTGCCGCTCTCTGGAACGAAACCAACTACGAACGCCTCATGCGGTACAACGATGAAGATGGGTACGAGAGCGAGGACGTATGGGACGCCGAGACAGGCCACCTCGAAGGCAGGTACAAAGGCGTTCTCGGTGCGTCTACCGCCCAACAGGTGATTCGGAAGAACTCAGAAGCGTGGCGTGGGTTCTTCCGACTCAAAGAACAGTACCACAATGAATCGAACACGTCGGTCACAGAACACCCCGAACCGCCGGGATTCCGTGGCAACGAAGACGAGGGACGCCAACTCAAGACCGTCATCCGAAACACGTCGTACACCGTCGAATGGGGCGACCGGTCCCGGCTAGAGATACTGGTCGGCAACGAGTTGAAAAACAGATACGACCACACTGGGCGTCTCCGGCTGGAAATCGCTGGTGACCCGAATTGGCCTGACTACGAAAAGCAGGGCCGATTAGACCTGTGGTACGACGAGACTGAGAGCACGTTCAGGGCTTCGCAACCCGTGACTGTTTCTGACGATGTACGGGCAACTCCACTGGCCTCAGAAAAGGCCGCTCTGGACATCGGTGCGAATAATCTCGTCGCCTGTACCACCACGACCGGTCAGCACTATCTGTACGAGGGTCGCCAGTTGTTCCAGCGATTCCGGAACACGACGCGCCATATTGCCGAGTTACAGTCGAAACTCGAAGATGGCCGATACAGTAGCGAGCGTATCCAGCGGCTGTACCGCAAACGCACCCGTCGCCGCGACCACGCCCAAGAAGCATTGTGTCGTGATCTGCTGGACCGACTGTACGCCGAAGGCGTCGATACCGTGTATATCGGTGGCTTGACCGACGTGTTGGACACGCACTGGTCGGTCGAAACCAACGCCAAGACGCACAACTTCTGGGCGTTCAGGCAGTTTACCGAGCGACTGGTGTGTACCGCCGAGGAGTACGGTAGCTCTGTTGAGGTTCGGTCGGAAGCATGGACCAGCCAAGAGTGTCCACAGTGCGGGGGCACTGACCGAACGACGCGGCACCAGGACACGCTCATCTGTCCGTGTGGGTTCGAGGGCCACGCCGACCTCACGGCGTCAGAGACGTTCTTGGAGCGGCAGACAGACCAAGCAGTCAGGCCGATGGCACGGTCCGTGCGGTTCGAGTGGGACGACCACGACTGGTCGGAGTCACCACGCTCTCACCGTCCCAAAGACCAGCGCACAGACCCGAGTACCGTCGATCGTGACGGGAATATTGCCCCCGGGGTGACGTAG
- a CDS encoding N,N-dimethylformamidase beta subunit family domain-containing protein: protein MSTDPVERYRIAVHRIGWYDGDGGRRMTTIPSPDSSTEGIRQPISEPDPDTGYNDADWEVTDTLDIPNNWPSGLYIIEFILTTGANSGQSRWYPLVVRPRNHNTADILLQVMSSTWQAYNHWGGKSLYGFNSDGDGTITDAANIVSYNRPLRNPLLPHGEDGGPMAVYYWEAPLIRYLEREGYTVGLFADQDTDTEPKALQEYDVVMTGGHDEYWSRRQRDAFEDARDSGVNLVFTGANTAYWQVRFEDGGRTLVGYKETAAEEDPVDDTSEITDRFRDLYPPRPECELLGVMYNPPIVSANADTFPPYTVTEEALNHPWMEDTGFEAGDELPHLVGYELDHIVPGCPVPGDLSVLFEYEPGTSEYLADTEYDGGAQAVTYTAPSGARVFSSGTMNFPWALDDSTPPWGPEVRADSRLERFMRNALDDMT from the coding sequence GTGAGTACCGATCCCGTCGAACGGTACCGAATCGCCGTCCATCGTATCGGCTGGTACGATGGCGATGGCGGGCGCCGAATGACCACCATCCCTAGCCCGGATTCATCGACAGAGGGTATCCGCCAGCCAATTTCTGAACCCGATCCCGACACGGGCTATAACGATGCTGATTGGGAGGTGACGGACACCCTGGACATCCCTAATAATTGGCCCAGCGGACTCTATATTATCGAATTTATCCTCACGACGGGAGCGAACAGCGGTCAGTCTCGATGGTATCCGCTCGTCGTCCGTCCGAGAAATCACAATACGGCAGACATCCTGTTACAGGTAATGTCCTCGACGTGGCAAGCGTACAACCACTGGGGAGGAAAGAGTCTCTACGGATTCAATAGCGATGGCGATGGCACGATTACGGATGCAGCGAATATCGTTTCATACAACCGCCCACTTCGGAATCCGCTACTCCCCCACGGCGAAGACGGCGGGCCGATGGCGGTGTACTACTGGGAAGCCCCGCTCATCCGATATCTCGAGCGGGAAGGCTACACGGTCGGTCTGTTTGCGGACCAAGATACCGACACCGAGCCGAAGGCGCTCCAAGAATATGATGTAGTAATGACCGGCGGACACGACGAATACTGGAGCAGACGGCAACGAGACGCCTTCGAAGACGCTCGCGATTCTGGGGTGAATCTGGTATTCACCGGTGCAAACACCGCGTACTGGCAGGTTCGATTCGAAGACGGTGGTCGCACGCTGGTCGGGTATAAAGAAACAGCAGCCGAGGAAGACCCGGTCGATGATACGAGCGAGATAACCGATCGGTTCCGAGATCTCTATCCGCCTCGGCCGGAGTGCGAACTCTTAGGGGTGATGTACAATCCGCCGATCGTTAGCGCGAATGCGGATACCTTCCCGCCGTACACCGTGACGGAGGAAGCGCTCAACCACCCGTGGATGGAAGATACTGGCTTCGAGGCGGGTGACGAACTTCCGCATCTCGTCGGGTACGAACTCGATCACATCGTTCCGGGATGCCCCGTTCCGGGCGACCTTTCGGTGCTGTTCGAATACGAGCCGGGGACGAGCGAGTACTTAGCGGATACGGAGTACGATGGTGGGGCCCAGGCGGTGACGTACACCGCTCCCTCGGGTGCACGGGTGTTTTCAT
- a CDS encoding TIGR00341 family protein — MRLIQVLVPEEKRDDALRVLDDENLDYVRTSECSGGVDAELVTLPVPTQAVEHVLTSLREVGIEDEFVVVSSIETARTPQIDELEERFVNGREEDDSISQDEIRTKALNMTPGWVTYYAMTLLSAVVATAGLLLDSPAIVVGSMVIAPQISAALTGTVGLVLDDRRMVLGGVSSLVIGLVVAMLGALAFAWLARSGEVVPVPIDITAIEQVQNRISPGLLALAVGVCAGAAGAFGLATAIPVSLVGVMIAAALIPAAAAVGIGIAWGDVGVTLGAFVLVAINATSILLAGLAVFWYLGYRPEGWTPGDVRANLTRDRLGTIAITIVIGTVVLAGAGVVLGQHVTFENEVNDEVKTVLADEEYEDLELVELQTEFHDGGAVADETEVTVVVRRPADSVYLSLATVIEHALEERTGHDVSVVLEFVEGATASGG, encoded by the coding sequence ATGCGATTGATCCAGGTGCTCGTTCCCGAGGAGAAACGGGACGACGCACTACGGGTTCTCGACGACGAAAACCTCGATTACGTCCGGACCAGCGAGTGTAGCGGCGGGGTCGACGCCGAACTCGTCACGCTGCCGGTCCCGACGCAGGCCGTCGAACACGTGCTGACGTCGCTCCGGGAGGTCGGCATCGAGGACGAGTTCGTCGTGGTTTCGTCGATCGAGACCGCCCGTACGCCGCAGATCGACGAACTCGAGGAGCGGTTCGTCAACGGCCGGGAGGAAGACGACAGCATCTCCCAGGACGAAATCCGCACCAAGGCGCTGAACATGACGCCGGGTTGGGTCACCTACTACGCGATGACCCTGTTGAGCGCGGTCGTCGCGACGGCGGGACTGTTGCTCGATTCGCCCGCGATCGTGGTCGGATCGATGGTGATCGCCCCGCAGATTAGCGCAGCGTTGACCGGGACCGTCGGGCTGGTCCTCGACGATCGCCGGATGGTCCTCGGCGGCGTCTCCTCGCTGGTGATCGGCCTCGTCGTCGCCATGCTCGGCGCGCTCGCGTTCGCCTGGCTGGCGCGGTCGGGCGAGGTCGTCCCGGTCCCCATCGACATCACGGCCATCGAACAGGTCCAGAACCGGATCTCGCCGGGGCTGCTCGCGCTCGCCGTCGGCGTCTGCGCCGGCGCCGCGGGCGCGTTCGGCCTCGCGACCGCGATTCCCGTCTCGCTGGTCGGGGTGATGATCGCCGCCGCGCTCATCCCGGCGGCCGCGGCGGTCGGTATCGGAATCGCCTGGGGGGATGTCGGCGTTACACTCGGCGCGTTCGTCCTCGTCGCGATCAACGCCACGTCGATCCTGCTCGCCGGCCTCGCCGTCTTTTGGTACCTCGGATACCGACCGGAGGGGTGGACCCCCGGCGACGTCCGGGCGAATCTCACGCGGGATCGACTCGGCACCATCGCCATCACGATCGTCATCGGGACGGTCGTGCTCGCCGGCGCGGGCGTCGTCCTCGGACAGCACGTCACCTTCGAGAACGAGGTCAACGACGAGGTCAAAACCGTGCTGGCCGACGAGGAGTACGAGGACCTCGAGCTGGTCGAACTCCAGACCGAGTTCCACGACGGCGGGGCGGTCGCCGACGAAACGGAGGTGACGGTCGTCGTCCGCCGCCCCGCCGACAGCGTGTACCTGTCTCTCGCGACGGTCATCGAACACGCGCTCGAGGAGCGGACCGGCCACGACGTCTCGGTCGTCCTCGAGTTCGTCGAGGGAGCGACGGCCTCGGGCGGATAG
- a CDS encoding FAD-dependent oxidoreductase encodes MSEQPRVEIYTKEQCPYCEKAKDLFDSKGVEYETYNVTGDDDLFEEMVDRADGRKTAPEVFIDDELIGGWDDTSALEETGELDERLGIVADGGEDVEHRKLIIAGTGIAGLTAAIYAGRSNNEPLVIEGDEPGGQLTLTTDVANYPGFPEGISGPELVNNMKEQAKQFGAELKNGIVESVDADARPFRVELTSGDVYTADAIIAASGASARTLGIPGEDELMGYGLSTCATCDGAFFRGEDMLVVGGGDAAMEEATFLTKFADTVYIAHRRDEFRAEDYWVDRVHEKVEDGEIEIMKNTELVEIHGSQEEGVDRVTLVENEQGHPTDRLDDPETTEFDFDVGAVFFAIGHTPNTEYLEGTGVTMDDEGYLRTQGGDGGGQTETDVPGIFGAGDVVDYHYQQAVTAAGMGSKAALDADEYLEDAERASSTETEAATADD; translated from the coding sequence ATGAGCGAACAGCCCCGCGTCGAGATCTATACCAAGGAGCAGTGTCCTTATTGCGAGAAGGCGAAGGACCTCTTCGACAGCAAAGGGGTCGAGTACGAGACGTACAACGTCACCGGCGACGACGACCTGTTCGAGGAGATGGTCGACCGCGCCGACGGTCGCAAGACCGCGCCCGAAGTGTTTATCGACGACGAACTGATCGGCGGCTGGGACGACACCAGCGCGCTCGAGGAGACGGGCGAACTCGACGAGCGGCTGGGCATCGTCGCCGACGGCGGGGAGGACGTCGAACACCGGAAACTGATCATCGCCGGTACCGGCATCGCCGGGCTCACCGCCGCGATCTACGCCGGTCGGTCGAACAACGAGCCACTGGTCATCGAGGGCGACGAGCCCGGCGGTCAGCTCACGCTGACGACCGACGTCGCGAACTACCCCGGCTTTCCCGAGGGGATCAGCGGTCCCGAGCTCGTCAACAACATGAAAGAGCAGGCCAAGCAGTTCGGCGCCGAGCTCAAAAACGGCATCGTCGAGAGCGTCGACGCGGACGCGCGCCCGTTCCGCGTCGAACTGACGAGCGGCGACGTCTACACCGCCGACGCGATTATCGCCGCCTCGGGGGCGAGCGCCCGCACGCTCGGCATCCCCGGCGAGGACGAACTGATGGGGTACGGACTCTCGACGTGTGCGACCTGCGACGGCGCGTTCTTCCGCGGCGAGGACATGCTCGTCGTCGGCGGCGGCGACGCCGCCATGGAAGAGGCGACCTTCCTCACGAAGTTCGCCGACACCGTCTACATCGCCCACCGCCGCGACGAGTTCCGCGCCGAGGACTACTGGGTCGACCGCGTCCACGAGAAGGTCGAAGACGGCGAGATCGAGATCATGAAAAACACCGAACTCGTCGAGATCCACGGCTCCCAGGAGGAGGGCGTCGACCGCGTCACGCTGGTCGAGAACGAGCAGGGCCACCCCACCGACCGACTCGACGATCCCGAGACCACCGAGTTCGATTTCGACGTCGGGGCCGTCTTCTTCGCCATCGGCCACACGCCCAACACGGAGTACCTCGAGGGCACCGGCGTCACGATGGACGACGAAGGCTACCTCCGGACCCAGGGCGGCGACGGCGGCGGTCAGACCGAAACCGACGTGCCCGGCATCTTCGGCGCCGGCGACGTCGTCGACTACCACTACCAGCAGGCCGTGACGGCCGCCGGAATGGGTTCGAAGGCCGCCCTCGACGCCGACGAGTACCTCGAGGACGCAGAGCGAGCCTCGAGTACGGAAACCGAGGCGGCCACGGCGGACGACTAG
- a CDS encoding GNAT family N-acetyltransferase: protein MSLEVERLDSVVAANRNQWNHVVEHADLGCLYHRYEWLRAIEQGTSYEPRHLLVTKDGNPIGMLPSVVTAAGPVKRLDSTYPGFGGPIALTDEEVVIRRLLEAVPRLCEGRIRLNRLSTFDEGYVRYHGLFAEYGYRLRLRWCRFSLDLTAGWEAILDEMDRARRRGIRRGNDQTFEIDGTAVTERRLSSFHDDYAVVMERGGLTPLPRSFFLELTRLADRLKLFTLRVNGTDCGAILVHLDDEQSTIHYAYSAVREEHYQHRAAEVLHAHAIRWGIRNGYDVYDFRRTDPDFRDGLFGFKEQFGARARPLLSWERGSPRIALSAVNLARHLEQRIG from the coding sequence ATGTCCCTCGAAGTCGAACGCCTCGACAGCGTCGTTGCGGCGAACCGGAACCAGTGGAACCACGTCGTCGAACACGCAGATCTCGGGTGCCTGTATCACCGGTACGAGTGGCTTCGAGCGATCGAGCAGGGGACTTCCTACGAGCCGAGACACTTGCTCGTCACGAAGGACGGGAATCCGATCGGCATGCTGCCGAGCGTCGTGACGGCGGCCGGTCCCGTAAAGCGATTGGACTCTACGTACCCCGGGTTCGGCGGACCGATCGCGCTAACCGACGAAGAGGTGGTGATACGACGATTGCTCGAGGCGGTTCCACGCCTCTGTGAGGGCCGTATCCGGCTCAACAGGCTCAGCACGTTCGACGAGGGGTACGTCCGCTACCACGGTCTCTTCGCCGAGTACGGGTACCGGCTTCGGCTCAGGTGGTGTCGGTTCAGCCTCGATCTGACGGCCGGCTGGGAGGCGATACTCGACGAGATGGATCGAGCGCGTCGCCGCGGAATCAGGCGCGGGAACGATCAGACGTTCGAAATAGACGGCACAGCCGTAACCGAGCGACGCCTCTCGAGCTTCCACGACGATTACGCGGTAGTGATGGAACGGGGCGGATTGACGCCGCTCCCGCGGTCGTTTTTCCTCGAGCTCACCCGATTAGCGGATCGCCTGAAACTGTTCACGCTTCGAGTGAACGGGACGGACTGCGGGGCGATACTGGTTCACCTCGACGACGAACAGTCGACGATCCACTACGCCTACTCGGCGGTGCGGGAAGAGCACTACCAGCACCGCGCGGCGGAGGTGCTTCACGCGCACGCGATCCGATGGGGGATCAGGAACGGCTACGACGTCTACGATTTCCGGCGAACGGATCCGGATTTCAGGGACGGCCTCTTCGGCTTCAAAGAGCAGTTCGGCGCACGAGCGCGGCCCTTACTCAGCTGGGAGCGCGGGTCGCCCCGGATCGCGCTGTCGGCGGTGAACCTCGCTCGCCACCTCGAGCAACGGATCGGATGA
- a CDS encoding HTTM domain-containing protein, whose amino-acid sequence MKLTQQSLRIGAGRRSARLEALCAVASPRLGIDLRALGAFRIALGLLVLVDLIGYRLPGLVPFYTDDGVFPRSALAEVYPPFASYSIHAASGSARVQGLLFAIAACVAVCLLVGYRTRLSTGISLALLASLHARNPHVVNGGDTILLSFLFLGLFVPLDARWSLDSDRRPRDRDAGARRACSIATATILLHVVIIYATNAVFKYQSDVWMSGAAVPRIFHVEEYIVLFGPSLAAYPTLLTAVNWLWIFLLTASACLILFAGRLRIALVAAFVGAHLGLAATMRLGIFPFVMIAGLLLFLPPGVWNRAERLVRTGGTKWGFTFSTTSNPGDTERKPTSIASAVTSPRVRRSARAGRPAVLVCFLVAVLLWQAMGVGFVDNPVPGLDDELTEASWAFFAPNPPDSSSWYVVEAELESGETVDAIDGGDVTFDRPPDVAETYPTILWSQYGNEVRYADEAHYEPAAAYVCERAASDTASVTIYHVEQSVDADGPVGDPVPHERIIYGC is encoded by the coding sequence ATGAAACTCACCCAACAGTCGCTCCGAATCGGGGCCGGTCGCCGCTCCGCGAGACTCGAGGCGCTGTGCGCGGTCGCCAGCCCTCGCCTCGGAATCGATCTGCGGGCGCTCGGCGCGTTTCGGATCGCGCTGGGGCTCCTGGTACTCGTCGACCTAATCGGGTATCGGTTGCCGGGACTGGTCCCTTTCTACACGGATGACGGGGTCTTCCCTCGATCGGCACTCGCAGAGGTGTACCCGCCGTTCGCGTCGTACTCGATTCACGCCGCGTCCGGGTCGGCGCGGGTACAGGGCCTCCTGTTCGCGATCGCTGCGTGCGTCGCCGTCTGTTTACTGGTCGGCTACCGGACGCGGCTCTCGACGGGGATCTCCCTCGCCTTGCTCGCCTCGCTGCACGCACGAAACCCGCACGTCGTCAACGGCGGCGATACGATCCTGCTCTCGTTTCTGTTTCTCGGCCTGTTCGTACCGCTCGACGCGCGCTGGTCGCTCGACAGCGATCGACGGCCGCGGGATCGAGACGCGGGCGCTCGTCGCGCCTGTTCGATCGCGACGGCGACGATTCTCCTCCACGTCGTGATCATCTACGCGACGAACGCGGTCTTCAAGTACCAGAGCGACGTCTGGATGTCCGGCGCGGCAGTGCCACGGATCTTTCACGTCGAGGAGTACATCGTGTTGTTCGGGCCATCCCTCGCAGCGTATCCGACGTTGCTCACTGCGGTCAACTGGCTCTGGATCTTCCTGCTCACCGCGTCGGCGTGTCTCATTCTGTTCGCCGGTCGACTGCGTATCGCGCTCGTCGCCGCGTTCGTCGGTGCACACCTCGGACTGGCCGCGACGATGCGCCTCGGAATCTTTCCGTTCGTCATGATCGCGGGGTTGCTCCTGTTCCTTCCACCGGGGGTCTGGAACCGCGCTGAGCGGCTCGTCCGTACCGGCGGCACGAAGTGGGGGTTCACGTTCAGCACCACATCGAACCCTGGTGACACCGAACGCAAACCGACGTCGATCGCCTCCGCCGTAACGTCGCCTCGCGTTCGTCGGAGCGCTCGAGCGGGCCGTCCCGCGGTACTCGTCTGCTTTCTCGTCGCGGTACTCCTCTGGCAGGCGATGGGCGTCGGGTTTGTCGACAATCCGGTACCCGGGCTGGACGACGAACTGACCGAGGCGAGCTGGGCGTTTTTCGCGCCGAATCCGCCGGACTCCTCGAGCTGGTACGTCGTCGAAGCGGAGCTCGAATCGGGCGAAACGGTGGACGCGATCGACGGCGGTGACGTCACGTTCGACCGACCGCCGGACGTCGCCGAGACGTATCCGACGATTCTGTGGAGCCAATACGGGAACGAGGTCCGGTACGCCGACGAGGCGCACTACGAGCCGGCGGCGGCGTACGTCTGCGAGCGCGCGGCGTCCGATACCGCGTCGGTGACGATCTACCACGTCGAACAGTCGGTCGACGCGGACGGCCCGGTCGGCGATCCCGTTCCGCACGAGCGGATCATCTACGGCTGCTAA